A window of the Penaeus monodon isolate SGIC_2016 chromosome 11, NSTDA_Pmon_1, whole genome shotgun sequence genome harbors these coding sequences:
- the LOC119578527 gene encoding uncharacterized transmembrane protein DDB_G0289901-like, whose amino-acid sequence MARQGLSWSYSWSGSFPDFINWLPTQLLVLCEVCPRIDFWGVQEPWSRFYCLFIDGSSWINWFTVHAGSSVDHLVQVQSGLQLDIVKFTSGSSAGIHLCSRFTSGQVSQLEYRGQAAFQVEAVGCQYCYWGFFWKKGLASPGINPSLGFICRKLASHAGNNGESVSVILAGNAVPAGVTRGQIQVSVPATSTSGISSGSTFTSGASIGSTSGLTSSVGSSSGFTSGSSSGSSFTSGSSAGSAGSGFTSGSSAGSSGSRFTSGSSTGSTTSSFTSGTSTKIHAGKVGDSVAVILAGQGIPAGVTRGQAAFQVAAVGANTASGASSGNSGSSFTSGSTFSSDSSAETSFSAGSAETTGSQFTSSAGTSSGLSSSTFTSGSTSGATTGFSSGSSASTFAGNNGESVSVILAGNAVPAGVTRGQIQVSVPATSTSGISSGSTFTSGASTGSGFNAGSTSGVTSTSSSAGLSGSRFTSGSSTGSSFTSGSSAGSSGSRFTSGSTTGSNTFTSGTSTKIHAGKVGESVAVILAGQGLPAGVTRGQAAFQTSSLAANAASGSSSGNAGSRFTLGTTSTSDSSAESSFSSGSTSTTGSKFTSASIGLSTGSTSSSGSTTGSSGFTSGSSAGSSGSRFTSVSSTGSRTSSISGTSTKTVGGNAGESVAVILAGQGIPSGVTRGQAAFQIAGVNTASGVSSGNAIKSSFIAGSTGTTSTGSSAVTSSAGSSGSRFTSGSSSFSSGSGSGTSRLSASTSGAGQGSSSTSGFNFGSSSKFSSGSSTGITTGNAGESVAVILAGQGLPAGVTRGQAAFQTSSLAANTASGSSGASASRLTSGVSAGTSGSRFTSGSSSGSRFTSGSSAGSSGSGFTSGSSTGSTSSFTSGTSSAGSSGSRFTSGSSAGSSGSRFTSGSSTKIQAGKVGDSVAVILAGQGIPAGVTRGQAAFQVAAVGANTASGASSGNSGSSFTSGSTFSSDSSAETSFSAGSAETTGSQFTSSAGTSSGLSSSTFTSGSTSGATTGFSSGSSASTFAGNNGESVSVILAGNAVPAGVTRGQIQVSVPATSTSGISSGSTFTSGASTGSGFNAGSTSGVTSTSSSAGLSGSRFTSGSSSGSSGSRFTSGTSAGSTTFTSGTSTKTVGGNAGENVAVILAGQGIPSGVTRGQAAFQVAAVNAASGVSSGNAVKSSFLAGSTGTSGTKFSSTGSSAGLTSAVTSSTGSSGSRFTSGTSTGSTTFTSGTSTKTVGGNAGDSVAVILAGQGLPAGVSRGQAAYQISSASVTGNSGGRGGVFSQNTGSSSRFTSGTGSAGIRSSTGSSAVRSSSVNSGRLTTKVSSSSSKTSGGSFVTGINRSSSLRTSTNRSSGRNPIPDVKSVAVLLAKPGQL is encoded by the exons ATGGCACGTCAGGGTCTCAGCTGGAGTTACTCGTGGTCAGGCAGCTTTCCAGACTTCATCAACTGGCTGCCAACACAGCTTCTTGTTCTTTGCGAGGTCTGCCCAAGGATTGACTTCTGGGGTGTGCAGGAACCTTGGTCTAGATTTTACTGTCTGTTCATCGATGGATCAAG CTGGATCAACTGGTTCACGGTTCACGCTGGCTCTTCAGTGGATCATCTGGTTCAGGTTCAGTCTGGTCTTCAGCTGGATATTGTCAAGTTCACGTCTGGCTCTTCAGCTGGAATCCATCTGTGTTCAAGGTTcacttctg GACAGGTATCCCAGCTGGAGTATCGCGGCCAGGCAGCCTTCCAGGTTGAAGCAGTTGGTTGCCAATACTGCTACTGGGGCTTCTTCTGGAAAAAGGGATTAGCTTCACCCGGAATCAACCCTTCTCTTGGATTCATCTGCAGAAAATTAGCTTCTCATGCTG GAAATAATGGCGAAAGTGTTTCAGTAATTTTGGCTGGAAATGCTGTGCCAGCTGGAGTCACTCGTGGTCAGATCCAGGTCTCTGTCCCTGCTACCAGCACCTCTGGAATCAGTTCTGGCTCAACCTTTACATCTGGTGCATCCATTGGGTCTACAAGTGGATTGACATCGTCAGTTGGTTCCTCCTCTGGCTTCACATCTGGCTCATCATCTGGTTCTAGCTTCACTTCTGGCTCATCTGCTGGATCAGCTGGCTCTGGCTTCACTTCTGGCTCATCTGCTGGATCCTCTGGTTCCAGATTTACCTCTGGTTCATCAACTGGGTCCACCACATCTTCATTTACCTCTGGTACATCCACCAAGATTCATGCAGGAAAGGTTGGTGACAGTGTAGCAGTTATTCTAGCAGGACAGGGTATCCCAGCTGGAGTCACTCGCGGCCAGGCAGCCTTCCAGGTTGCAGCAGTTGGTGCCAATACTGCCTCTGGGGCTTCTTCTGGAAACAGCGGATCTAGCTTCACCTCTGGATCAACCTTCTCTTCTGATTCCTCTGCAGAAACTAGCTTCTCTGCTGGTTCTGCTGAAACTACAGGATCTCAGTTCACATCTTCTGCTGGTACCTCCTCGGGATTATCTTCCTCCACTTTCACTTCTGGATCCACATCTGGTGCCACAACTGGATTCTCATCTGGATCTTCTGCTTCCACCTTTGCAGGAAATAATGGCGAAAGTGTTTCAGTAATTTTGGCTGGAAATGCTGTGCCAGCTGGAGTCACCCGTGGTCAGATCCAGGTCTCTGTCCCTGCTACCAGCACCTCTGGAATCAGTTCTGGCTCAACCTTTACATCTGGTGCATCCACTGGTTCTGGTTTCAATGCTGGATCCACTAGTGGAGTAACATCAACCAGTTCCTCTGCTGGATTATCTGGTTCTAGGTTTACCTCTGGTTCATCTACTGGATCAAGCTTCACTTCTGGGTCATCAGCTGGATCTTCAGGTTCCAGATTTACTTCTGGCTCAACAACTGGATCCAATACATTTACATCTGGCACATCAACCAAGATTCATGCAGGAAAGGTTGGTGAGAGTGTGGCAGTGATTCTGGCTGGCCAGGGCCTTCCTGCAGGAGTTACTCGTGGCCAAGCAGCTTTCCAGACATCATCACTTGCCGCTAATGCTGCTTCAGGAAGCTCCTCTGGTAATGCTGGCTCAAGATTCACTTTGGGAACAACTTCTACATCCGATTCATCTGCCGAATCTAGTTTCTCTTCAGGGTCAACAAGTACCACTGGATCTAAATTCACATCAGCTTCCATTGGATTATCAACTGGTTCAACATCATCTTCAGGTTCCACCACTGGATCTTCTGGATTTACTTCTGGCTCCTCAGCTGGATCCTCTGGTTCCCGATTTACCTCTGTTTCATCAACTGGATCCAGAACATCTTCCATTTCTGGCACATCAACCAAGACCGTCGGTGGAAACGCTGGTGAGAGTGTGGCAGTGATTTTGGCTGGACAGGGTATCCCATCTGGAGTCACTCGTGGTCAGGCAGCTTTCCAGATTGCTGGAGTAAATACTGCCTCAGGAGTCTCTTCTGGAAATGCTATTAAATCTAGTTTCATTGCTGGGTCCACTGGTACCACATCTACTGGATCATCAGCTGTTACTTCCTCTGCCGGATCATCTGGTTCTAGATTCACTTCTGgctcatcatcattctcctctgGTTCTGGCTCTGGCACTTCTCGATTGTCTGCTTCAACTTCGGGAGCTGGACAAGGATCCTCCTCTACCTCTGGATTTAACTTTGGCTCATCAAGCAAATTCTCTTCTGGTTCCTCAACTGGTATCACTACAGGAAACGCTGGGGAGAGCGTAGCAGTCATCTTGGCAGGTCAGGGTCTTCCAGCTGGAGTTACTCGTGGTCAGGCAGCTTTCCAGACTTCATCACTGGCTGCCAACACAGCTTCTGGTTCTTCTGGAGCGTCTGCCTCAAGATTGACTTCTGGTGTGTCAGCAGGAACCTCTGGGTCTAGATTTACTTCTGGTTCATCATCTGGATCAAGGTTCACATCTGGCTCTTCAGCTGGATCATCTGGTTCCGGTTTTACCTCTGGTTCATCAACTGGATCCACATCTTCATTTACCTCTGGTACATCTTCAGCTGGATCATCTGGTTCAAGGTTCACATCTGGCTCTTCAGCTGGATCATCTGGTTCAAGGTTCACTTCTGGTTCATCGACCAAGATCCAAGCAGGAAAGGTTGGTGACAGTGTAGCAGTTATTCTAGCAGGACAGGGTATCCCAGCTGGAGTCACTCGCGGCCAGGCAGCCTTCCAGGTTGCAGCAGTTGGTGCCAATACTGCCTCTGGGGCTTCTTCTGGAAACAGCGGATCTAGCTTCACCTCTGGATCAACCTTCTCTTCTGATTCCTCTGCAGAAACTAGCTTCTCTGCTGGTTCTGCTGAAACTACAGGATCTCAGTTCACATCTTCTGCTGGTACCTCCTCAGGATTATCTTCCTCCACTTTCACTTCTGGATCCACATCTGGTGCCACAACTGGATTCTCATCTGGATCTTCTGCTTCCACCTTTGCAGGAAATAATGGCGAAAGTGTTTCAGTAATTTTGGCTGGAAATGCTGTGCCAGCTGGAGTCACCCGTGGTCAGATCCAGGTCTCTGTCCCTGCTACCAGCACCTCTGGAATCAGTTCTGGCTCAACCTTTACATCTGGTGCATCCACTGGTTCTGGTTTCAATGCTGGATCCACTAGTGGAGTAACATCAACCAGTTCCTCTGCTGGATTATCTGGTTCTAGGTTTACCTCTGGTTCATCCTCTGGATCATCTGGTTCTAGGTTCACTTCTGGCACATCAGCTGGATCCACCACATTTACATCTGGCACCTCTACAAAGACCGTTGGAGGAAATGCTGGTGAGAATGTGGCAGTGATTCTGGCTGGACAGGGTATCCCATCTGGAGTTACTCGTGGTCAGGCAGCTTTTCAGGTTGCTGCAGTAAATGCTGCTTCTGGAGTCTCTTCAGGAAATGCAGTTAAATCTAGCTTTCTTGCTGGGTCAACTGGTACCTCAGGAACTAAATTCTCATCTACTGGATCATCAGCTGGACTAACATCAGCTGTTACTTCCTCTACTGGATCATCTGGTTCAAGATTCACTTCTGGCACATCTACTGGATCCACCACATTTACATCTGGCACATCGACCAAGACTGTTGGAGGAAATGCTGGGGATAGTGTAGCAGTAATTCTAGCTGGTCAGGGCCTTCCTGCAGGAGTTTCTCGTGGCCAAGCAGCTTACCAAATCTCATCAGCTTCAGTCACAGGTAACTCAGGAGGTAGGGGTGGTGTCTTTTCCCAAAACACAGGTTCCTCTTCTAGATTCACATCTGGCACTGGATCTGCAGGAATTAGGTCATCAACAGGATCTAGTGCTGTAAGATCAAGCTCAGTTAACAGTGGCAGACTTACCACCAAAGTGTCTTCTAGTTCATCAAAAACATCTGGAGGTTCATTTGTGACAGGCATTAACAGAAGCAGTTCTCTAAGAACATCCACTAACAGATCTAGTGGGCGCAACCCAATTCCTGATGTAAAGAGTGTTGCCGTGCTTCTTGCTAAACCTGGTCAACTTTAA